A window of the Megalopta genalis isolate 19385.01 chromosome 2, iyMegGena1_principal, whole genome shotgun sequence genome harbors these coding sequences:
- the Atg101 gene encoding autophagy-related protein 101, whose amino-acid sequence MNARTQLFELSMEGRQVDEAVASIFHSVLFHRSLGKFKYKQEGSYSVGTVGYQDVDCDFIDFTYVCCSSVHLDQTLKREISGFSEALRSTDSPGSGQISLEFFQKKKSRWPFQPECIPWEVWTVRLELIKLATEHERQICREKVGDLLTEKILYITEVMNRHDYLPKMPNQAELDLIFDTSYPDIQPYLFKLSFTTSSPSSTTMGNTMKKLIKETLSI is encoded by the coding sequence ATGAATGCCAGAACTCAATTGTTTGAATTAAGCATGGAGGGCAGACAAGTGGATGAAGCTGTAGCAAGTATTTTTCACAGTGTACTATTTCATCGGAGCCTTGGCAAATTTAAGTACAAACAGGAAGGCAGCTACTCAGTTGGCACAGTAGGATATCAAGATGTCGACTGTGACTTTATTGATTTTACTTATGTTTGCTGTTCCTCTGTTCACTTGGACCAAACTTTGAAGCGTGAAATATCAGGGTTCTCTGAAGCGTTGCGCTCAACCGATAGTCCAGGTTCTGGTCAAATATCTTTGGAATTCTTTCAAAAGAAGAAGAGCCGTTGGCCATTCCAACCAGAATGTATACCGTGGGAAGTGTGGACTGTACGGTTAGAACTTATAAAATTAGCAACAGAGCATGAAAGGCAAATATGCAGGGAGAAGGTTGGGGATCTGTTAACAGAAAAAATTCTTTACATAACGGAAGTAATGAACCGACACGATTATCTTCCTAAAATGCCGAATCAAGCTGAATTGGATCTGATCTTTGACACATCATATCCAGATATACAGCCTTACTTGTTTAAATTATCCTTCACAACTTCTAGTCCATCAAGTACAACAATGGGAAACACAATGAAAAAATTGATCAAAGAGACATTATCTATTTAG
- the msl-2 gene encoding male-specific lethal 2 isoform X1, which translates to MNATSLYVSTCRLVLQADADDPNSWTDLYRLVPYLRQSLSCTVCSNLLIEPHTPTETNCQHHVCRGCRGGRKKLKPSCGWCKDYDKYVENVQLRILLQCYKKLCEYLTNTNIYRSLILSVSSNKTGNSASTIGVTSLMELIQEGSGFKDEFKSTAGLSKSAYSILPCVYTSTTSTQTQGNTIQSSETISQSISESPAIRTVSNGSSIYSVMYAGSGNKITIKRKAAATEDTEVGQQDMDGNQHSSVGGVKCIPSSHLKYGTPSQKKSSKGSKSSGFKKPRSSSARSKRKGCRCGNATAIPGKLTCCGQRCPCYVESKPCVECRCRGCRNPHTADGLKIRPHIPELHNLQLQLSAPLDCDTLNSDPLGSVPQCLSTSPTTIQVLNVYSTPRLDIDNVPQNLPAALLVGEDAMISTESEAEDSDIQIDV; encoded by the exons atgaACGCCACGAGTCTATACGTATCGACGTGTCGGTTAGTTTTACAAGCAGACGCTGATGATCCAAATTCATGGACAGATCTATATAGGCTAGTTCCTTATTTGCGACAAAGCCTTAGTTGTACTGTGTGTTCAAATTTATTAATTGAACCTCATACGCCGACTGAAACTAATTGTcaacatcatgtgtgtcgtggGTGTAGAGGTGGACGTAAAAAACTTAAACCTTCGTGTGGTTGGTGCAAGGACTATGACAAATATGTCGAAAATGTCCAATTACGAATATTGTTACAGTGTTATAAAAAACTGTGTGAATACTTGACAAACACAAACATTTATCGAAGTTTAATACTTTCAGTGTCTTCCAATAAAACAGGCAATAGTGCATCTACTATTGGTGTTACCAGTCTTATGGAACTTATACAAGAAGGTTCTGGCTTCAAAGATGAATTTAAAAGTACTGCTGGTTTGTCAAAATCTGCATATAGTATTTTACCATGTGTTTACACAAGTACAACATCGACCCAGACCCAAGGAAACACTATACAAAGTTCTGAAACAATATCACAAAGTATATCTG aATCACCTGCTATTCGTACTGTATCAAATGGATCTTCAATATACTCTGTGATGTATGCTGGGTCTGGtaacaaaataacaataaaacgGAAAGCAGCTGCTACGGAAGATACAGAAGTAGGACAACAGGATATGGATGGAAATCAACACAGCTCTGTAGGAGGGGTAAAATGTATTCCATCTTCCCACCTTAAATATGGGACCCCTTCTCAGAAAAAATCTTCAAAGGGCAGCAAA TCATCTGGTTTTAAGAAACCAAGGTCGAGTTCTGCTCGAAGTAAGAGAAAAGGGTGTAGATGCGGCAATGCTACAGCAATACCTGGAAAACTAACTTGTTGTGGTCAACGATGTCCCTGTTATGTCGAAAGCAAGCCTTGCGTGGAGTGTAGATGCAGAGGTTGTAGAAATCCTCACACAGCAGATGGTTTAAAG ATTCGGCCACATATACCTGAGTTACACAATTTACAGTTACAACTATCAGCTCCTTTGGACTGCGATACATTAAATTCAGATCCATTAGGATCAGTACCACAATGCCTTTCAACTTCTCCAACAACAATTCAAGTATTAAATGTTTATTCAACTCCGAGATTAGATATCGATAATGTACCACAAAATCTACCTGCCGCCTTGTTAGTAGGAGAAGATGCTATGATTAGTACTGAAAGTGAAGCTGAAGACAGTGATATACAAATTGATGTGTGA
- the LOC117223407 gene encoding U2 snRNP-associated SURP motif-containing protein isoform X1 yields the protein MLLIYLQMADKAIMKQIAEQKLKAFSIGTMGKRPLSKKELEEQRKKEQEQAAAQAFEEFVATFQETPSKTTSKVWVKAGTYDAGKRQEDTREKGKLYKPQSKLSELVDSRSSAEQAQEYARLLGSNERKLDRLGKKKKEGEKKKSNLELFKEELKMIQEEREERHKYKGVVKTVISAQSEDPMMAALKCVEDGSFDNGDPNTTNLYLGNLNPKITEQQLMEIFGKYGPLASIKIMWPRSDEEKARQRNCGFVAFMSRKDGERALKNLNGRDIMQYEMKLGWGKSVPIPPYPIYIPPALMEITQPPPPSGLPFNAQPHRRDRHKVPRIRNLQTTDPQEKENFEKVLQNAVVKVVIPTERNLVMLIHRMVEFVIREGPMFEAMIMNRELNNPMFRFLFENYSPAHTYYRWKLYSILQGDGQKEWRTEDFRMFKGGSVWRPPPINPWTQGMPDELIEMEERQEPRRGSLSNSQRDRLEDLLRNISPERIKVAEAMVFCIEHAEAAEEICDCISESLSILQTPVNKKIARLYLISDILHNCGVKVNNATIYRKAFETRLLDIFSEVHQAYKQFDSRLKAEGFKVRVMRMFRAWEDWAVYSRDFLVKLQNTFLGLVLMDEPEPENDEDIDGAPLSDVDGDCAEDLDGVPLDGAALLKGAMKHGLTPQTTSNYDDIDGVPMDEDIDGVPMDEEDSLNIRNKDDDKKPSIPAGFVPSRWETVDPDQVEAQAMTTSKWEELGQNDDSNSQDTSMDSSGRDYNEERRTRLREIEVKIMQYQDELESGRRTLKSGMTIQGQVEHYRKKLIRKSEREMKDAKSEERDDDRRREKKRSTTPESPNHYRDRRRSSSPSSKSNRYRSRSRSPRGKRRSRSPYKKRVPVTPSPPRIRRTPSPSFSSRASRRSPGTERNDRKRRARSPSLSPPPPPRASKHRANSPPSPSPRKHRHKHKY from the exons ATGTT GTTAATATATCTACAGATGGCAGACAAAGCTATTATGAAG CAAATTGCTGAACAGAAGCTAAAAGCATTTTCTATTGGCACAATGGGTAAAAGACCATTAAGTAAAAAAGAATTAGAAGAACAACgtaaaaaagaacaagaacaagctGCAGCTCAA GCATTTGAAGAATTTGTAGCAACGTTTCAAGAAACACCTAGTAAAACAACAAGTAAAGTTTGGGTAAAGGCAGGTACCTACGATGCTGGTAAACGAC AGGAAGATACGAGAGAAAAAGGAAAGCTATATAAACCTCAGTCAAAACTATCAGAACTTGTTGATAGTCGATCTTCGGCTGAACAAGCACAAGAATATGCAAGATTACTTggatcgaatgaacgaaaatTGGATAGATtgggaaaaaagaaaaaagaaggtgAAAAGAAAAAGAGCAATCTTGAATTATTTAAAGAAGAAttaaaaatgattcaagaagaacgagaagaaagACATAAATATAAAGGAGTGGTGAAAACTGTCATTTCTGCTCAGTCCGAGGATCCAATGATGGCAGCATTAAAATGTGTTGAAG ATGGATCATTTGATAATGGAGATCCTAATACCACAAACTTATATTTGGGCAATTTAAATCCAAAG ATTACAGAGCAGCAGCTAATGGAAATATTTGGAAAGTATGGACCACTGGCTAGTATTAAGATTATGTGGCCACGTAGCGATGAAGAAAAAGCTAGACAAAGGAACTGTGGATTTGTTGCCTTCATGAGCCGTAAAGATGGGGAACGTGCTTTAAAAAATCTTAATG GTCGTGATATAATGCAGTATGAGATGAAGTTAGGTTGGGGTAAAAGTGTACCAATTCCACCTTACCCTATTTATATTCCACCTGCTTTAATGGAGATCACTCAACCACCACCTCCATCTGGTCTTCCATTCAACGCTCAACCTCATCGTCGGGACAGACATAAG GTACCTCGTATTCGCAACCTTCAGACAACAGATCCTCAAGAAAAGGAAAACTTTGAAAAG GTTTTGCAGAATGCAGTTGTCAAAGTGGTTATTCCGACAGAAAG GAATCTAGTTATGTTAATACATAGAATGGTAGAATTTGTAATTCGTGAAGGTCCGATGTTTGAAGCGATGATTATGAATCGAGAACTAAATAACCCAATGTTTAG atttttattcgaaaattaTTCTCCTGCACATACTTATTACCGATGGAAATTATACTCTATACTACAAGGAGATGGACAGAAAGAATGGCGAACAGAAGATTTTAGAATGTTTAAAGGAGGAAGTGTGTGGAGACCACCACCGATCAATCCATGGACACAAGGAATGCCCGATGAATTAATTGAAATGGAAGAGAGACAAGAACCTAGAAGAGGTAGTTTGTCGAACAG TCAACGTGATCGATTAGAAGATTTATTGCGAAACATATCACCTGAAAGAATAAAAGTTGCAGAAGCAATGGTATTTTGTATAGAACATGCAGAAGCGGCAGAAGAGATTTGCGATTGTATTTCAGAATCACTATCAATATTACAAACTCCTGTAAATAAGAAAATTGCGAGATTGTATCTTATATCAGATATATTACATAACTGTGGCGTTAAAGTAAATAATGCTACTATTTATCGAAAAGC GTTTGAAACCCGATTATTGGATATATTTAGTGAAGTTCATCAAGCCTATAAACAGTTTGATAGTAGATTAAAAGCAGAAGGATTTAAAGTTCGTGTAATGAGAATGTTTAGAGCATGGGAAGATTGGGCAGTTTATTCACGAGATTTTCTTGTTAAATTACAGAACACTTTTCTAGGTCTTGTTTTG ATGGATGAACCTGAACCAGAAAATGATGAAGACATTGACGGAGCACCTTTGTCCGATGTGGATGGTGATTGTGCAGAAGATCTGGATGGGGTACCATTAGACGGTGCTGCTCTCCTTAAGGGTGCTATGAAACATGGTCTAACTCCACAGACGACTTCTAATTATGATGATATCGATGGTGTTCCTA TGGATGAAGATATCGACGGTGTTCCTATGGATGAAGAAGACTCTTTAAACATTCGAAATAAAGACGATGACAAGAAACCATCGATTCCTGCTGGTTTTGTACCGTCTCGATGGGAAACTGTAGACCCCGATCAG GTAGAAGCACAAGCTATGACAACTAGCAAATGGGAGGAACTTGGTCAGAATGATGACTCTAATTCTCAGGACACTAGTATGGACTCCAG TGGAAGAGATTATAACGAAGAAAGAAGAACCAGACTGCGAGAAATCGAGGTTAAAATAATGCAATACCAAGATGAATTAGAAAGTGGTAGAAGAACGTTGAAATCTGGTATGACAATTCAAGGACAAGTAGAACATTATAGAAAAAAGCTCATAAGAAAG aGCGAAAGAGAAATGAAAGATGCAAAAAGTGAAGAACGGGACGATGATAGACGAAGAGAAAAGAAACGAAGTACAACTCCAGAATCTCCAAATCATTATAGAGATCGGCGACGATCTTCAAGTCCATCGTCCAAAAGTAACAGATACAG ATCTCGTAGTAGATCACCACGGGGGAAACGTAGATCACGTTCACCGTATAAAAAGCGGGTGCCAGTGACACCATCACCACCACGTATTCGACGGACACCTTCGCCTTCCTTTTCATCTAGAGCATCTCGTAGATCTCCTGGCACCGAACGAAACGACAGAAAAAGAAGAGCTAGATCACCATCCTTGTCGCCGCCGCCTCCTCCACGTGCTTCGAAACACAGAGCTAATAGTCCACCGTCTCCATCTCCGCGTAAACATAGACATAAGCATAAGTATTAA
- the msl-2 gene encoding male-specific lethal 2 isoform X2, whose product MNATSLYVSTCRLVLQADADDPNSWTDLYRLVPYLRQSLSCTVCSNLLIEPHTPTETNCQHHVCRGCRGGRKKLKPSCGWCKDYDKYVENVQLRILLQCYKKLCEYLTNTNIYRSLILSVSSNKTGNSASTIGVTSLMELIQEGSGFKDEFKSTAGLSKSAYSILPCVYTSTTSTQTQGNTIQSSETISQSISESPAIRTVSNGSSIYSVMYAGSGNKITIKRKAAATEDTEVGQQDMDGNQHSSVGGSSGFKKPRSSSARSKRKGCRCGNATAIPGKLTCCGQRCPCYVESKPCVECRCRGCRNPHTADGLKIRPHIPELHNLQLQLSAPLDCDTLNSDPLGSVPQCLSTSPTTIQVLNVYSTPRLDIDNVPQNLPAALLVGEDAMISTESEAEDSDIQIDV is encoded by the exons atgaACGCCACGAGTCTATACGTATCGACGTGTCGGTTAGTTTTACAAGCAGACGCTGATGATCCAAATTCATGGACAGATCTATATAGGCTAGTTCCTTATTTGCGACAAAGCCTTAGTTGTACTGTGTGTTCAAATTTATTAATTGAACCTCATACGCCGACTGAAACTAATTGTcaacatcatgtgtgtcgtggGTGTAGAGGTGGACGTAAAAAACTTAAACCTTCGTGTGGTTGGTGCAAGGACTATGACAAATATGTCGAAAATGTCCAATTACGAATATTGTTACAGTGTTATAAAAAACTGTGTGAATACTTGACAAACACAAACATTTATCGAAGTTTAATACTTTCAGTGTCTTCCAATAAAACAGGCAATAGTGCATCTACTATTGGTGTTACCAGTCTTATGGAACTTATACAAGAAGGTTCTGGCTTCAAAGATGAATTTAAAAGTACTGCTGGTTTGTCAAAATCTGCATATAGTATTTTACCATGTGTTTACACAAGTACAACATCGACCCAGACCCAAGGAAACACTATACAAAGTTCTGAAACAATATCACAAAGTATATCTG aATCACCTGCTATTCGTACTGTATCAAATGGATCTTCAATATACTCTGTGATGTATGCTGGGTCTGGtaacaaaataacaataaaacgGAAAGCAGCTGCTACGGAAGATACAGAAGTAGGACAACAGGATATGGATGGAAATCAACACAGCTCTGTAGGAGGG TCATCTGGTTTTAAGAAACCAAGGTCGAGTTCTGCTCGAAGTAAGAGAAAAGGGTGTAGATGCGGCAATGCTACAGCAATACCTGGAAAACTAACTTGTTGTGGTCAACGATGTCCCTGTTATGTCGAAAGCAAGCCTTGCGTGGAGTGTAGATGCAGAGGTTGTAGAAATCCTCACACAGCAGATGGTTTAAAG ATTCGGCCACATATACCTGAGTTACACAATTTACAGTTACAACTATCAGCTCCTTTGGACTGCGATACATTAAATTCAGATCCATTAGGATCAGTACCACAATGCCTTTCAACTTCTCCAACAACAATTCAAGTATTAAATGTTTATTCAACTCCGAGATTAGATATCGATAATGTACCACAAAATCTACCTGCCGCCTTGTTAGTAGGAGAAGATGCTATGATTAGTACTGAAAGTGAAGCTGAAGACAGTGATATACAAATTGATGTGTGA
- the LOC117223407 gene encoding U2 snRNP-associated SURP motif-containing protein isoform X2, which translates to MADKAIMKQIAEQKLKAFSIGTMGKRPLSKKELEEQRKKEQEQAAAQAFEEFVATFQETPSKTTSKVWVKAGTYDAGKRQEDTREKGKLYKPQSKLSELVDSRSSAEQAQEYARLLGSNERKLDRLGKKKKEGEKKKSNLELFKEELKMIQEEREERHKYKGVVKTVISAQSEDPMMAALKCVEDGSFDNGDPNTTNLYLGNLNPKITEQQLMEIFGKYGPLASIKIMWPRSDEEKARQRNCGFVAFMSRKDGERALKNLNGRDIMQYEMKLGWGKSVPIPPYPIYIPPALMEITQPPPPSGLPFNAQPHRRDRHKVPRIRNLQTTDPQEKENFEKVLQNAVVKVVIPTERNLVMLIHRMVEFVIREGPMFEAMIMNRELNNPMFRFLFENYSPAHTYYRWKLYSILQGDGQKEWRTEDFRMFKGGSVWRPPPINPWTQGMPDELIEMEERQEPRRGSLSNSQRDRLEDLLRNISPERIKVAEAMVFCIEHAEAAEEICDCISESLSILQTPVNKKIARLYLISDILHNCGVKVNNATIYRKAFETRLLDIFSEVHQAYKQFDSRLKAEGFKVRVMRMFRAWEDWAVYSRDFLVKLQNTFLGLVLMDEPEPENDEDIDGAPLSDVDGDCAEDLDGVPLDGAALLKGAMKHGLTPQTTSNYDDIDGVPMDEDIDGVPMDEEDSLNIRNKDDDKKPSIPAGFVPSRWETVDPDQVEAQAMTTSKWEELGQNDDSNSQDTSMDSSGRDYNEERRTRLREIEVKIMQYQDELESGRRTLKSGMTIQGQVEHYRKKLIRKSEREMKDAKSEERDDDRRREKKRSTTPESPNHYRDRRRSSSPSSKSNRYRSRSRSPRGKRRSRSPYKKRVPVTPSPPRIRRTPSPSFSSRASRRSPGTERNDRKRRARSPSLSPPPPPRASKHRANSPPSPSPRKHRHKHKY; encoded by the exons ATGGCAGACAAAGCTATTATGAAG CAAATTGCTGAACAGAAGCTAAAAGCATTTTCTATTGGCACAATGGGTAAAAGACCATTAAGTAAAAAAGAATTAGAAGAACAACgtaaaaaagaacaagaacaagctGCAGCTCAA GCATTTGAAGAATTTGTAGCAACGTTTCAAGAAACACCTAGTAAAACAACAAGTAAAGTTTGGGTAAAGGCAGGTACCTACGATGCTGGTAAACGAC AGGAAGATACGAGAGAAAAAGGAAAGCTATATAAACCTCAGTCAAAACTATCAGAACTTGTTGATAGTCGATCTTCGGCTGAACAAGCACAAGAATATGCAAGATTACTTggatcgaatgaacgaaaatTGGATAGATtgggaaaaaagaaaaaagaaggtgAAAAGAAAAAGAGCAATCTTGAATTATTTAAAGAAGAAttaaaaatgattcaagaagaacgagaagaaagACATAAATATAAAGGAGTGGTGAAAACTGTCATTTCTGCTCAGTCCGAGGATCCAATGATGGCAGCATTAAAATGTGTTGAAG ATGGATCATTTGATAATGGAGATCCTAATACCACAAACTTATATTTGGGCAATTTAAATCCAAAG ATTACAGAGCAGCAGCTAATGGAAATATTTGGAAAGTATGGACCACTGGCTAGTATTAAGATTATGTGGCCACGTAGCGATGAAGAAAAAGCTAGACAAAGGAACTGTGGATTTGTTGCCTTCATGAGCCGTAAAGATGGGGAACGTGCTTTAAAAAATCTTAATG GTCGTGATATAATGCAGTATGAGATGAAGTTAGGTTGGGGTAAAAGTGTACCAATTCCACCTTACCCTATTTATATTCCACCTGCTTTAATGGAGATCACTCAACCACCACCTCCATCTGGTCTTCCATTCAACGCTCAACCTCATCGTCGGGACAGACATAAG GTACCTCGTATTCGCAACCTTCAGACAACAGATCCTCAAGAAAAGGAAAACTTTGAAAAG GTTTTGCAGAATGCAGTTGTCAAAGTGGTTATTCCGACAGAAAG GAATCTAGTTATGTTAATACATAGAATGGTAGAATTTGTAATTCGTGAAGGTCCGATGTTTGAAGCGATGATTATGAATCGAGAACTAAATAACCCAATGTTTAG atttttattcgaaaattaTTCTCCTGCACATACTTATTACCGATGGAAATTATACTCTATACTACAAGGAGATGGACAGAAAGAATGGCGAACAGAAGATTTTAGAATGTTTAAAGGAGGAAGTGTGTGGAGACCACCACCGATCAATCCATGGACACAAGGAATGCCCGATGAATTAATTGAAATGGAAGAGAGACAAGAACCTAGAAGAGGTAGTTTGTCGAACAG TCAACGTGATCGATTAGAAGATTTATTGCGAAACATATCACCTGAAAGAATAAAAGTTGCAGAAGCAATGGTATTTTGTATAGAACATGCAGAAGCGGCAGAAGAGATTTGCGATTGTATTTCAGAATCACTATCAATATTACAAACTCCTGTAAATAAGAAAATTGCGAGATTGTATCTTATATCAGATATATTACATAACTGTGGCGTTAAAGTAAATAATGCTACTATTTATCGAAAAGC GTTTGAAACCCGATTATTGGATATATTTAGTGAAGTTCATCAAGCCTATAAACAGTTTGATAGTAGATTAAAAGCAGAAGGATTTAAAGTTCGTGTAATGAGAATGTTTAGAGCATGGGAAGATTGGGCAGTTTATTCACGAGATTTTCTTGTTAAATTACAGAACACTTTTCTAGGTCTTGTTTTG ATGGATGAACCTGAACCAGAAAATGATGAAGACATTGACGGAGCACCTTTGTCCGATGTGGATGGTGATTGTGCAGAAGATCTGGATGGGGTACCATTAGACGGTGCTGCTCTCCTTAAGGGTGCTATGAAACATGGTCTAACTCCACAGACGACTTCTAATTATGATGATATCGATGGTGTTCCTA TGGATGAAGATATCGACGGTGTTCCTATGGATGAAGAAGACTCTTTAAACATTCGAAATAAAGACGATGACAAGAAACCATCGATTCCTGCTGGTTTTGTACCGTCTCGATGGGAAACTGTAGACCCCGATCAG GTAGAAGCACAAGCTATGACAACTAGCAAATGGGAGGAACTTGGTCAGAATGATGACTCTAATTCTCAGGACACTAGTATGGACTCCAG TGGAAGAGATTATAACGAAGAAAGAAGAACCAGACTGCGAGAAATCGAGGTTAAAATAATGCAATACCAAGATGAATTAGAAAGTGGTAGAAGAACGTTGAAATCTGGTATGACAATTCAAGGACAAGTAGAACATTATAGAAAAAAGCTCATAAGAAAG aGCGAAAGAGAAATGAAAGATGCAAAAAGTGAAGAACGGGACGATGATAGACGAAGAGAAAAGAAACGAAGTACAACTCCAGAATCTCCAAATCATTATAGAGATCGGCGACGATCTTCAAGTCCATCGTCCAAAAGTAACAGATACAG ATCTCGTAGTAGATCACCACGGGGGAAACGTAGATCACGTTCACCGTATAAAAAGCGGGTGCCAGTGACACCATCACCACCACGTATTCGACGGACACCTTCGCCTTCCTTTTCATCTAGAGCATCTCGTAGATCTCCTGGCACCGAACGAAACGACAGAAAAAGAAGAGCTAGATCACCATCCTTGTCGCCGCCGCCTCCTCCACGTGCTTCGAAACACAGAGCTAATAGTCCACCGTCTCCATCTCCGCGTAAACATAGACATAAGCATAAGTATTAA